One Gossypium raimondii isolate GPD5lz chromosome 3, ASM2569854v1, whole genome shotgun sequence genomic window carries:
- the LOC105797036 gene encoding uncharacterized protein LOC105797036 has product MEGNLSQGGMIPGGGSFGGLDLQGSMRVHNHAQNPHSIHQHHHPNPRQGASLHASIHEDFPLKMGNIQNSDQIISLMDYNKGERGKSSVSDEDEPSFTEEGIDGHNDGSKGKKGSPWQRVKWTDKMVRLLITAVSYIGEDAAGGCGGGMRRKFAVIQKKGKWKSVSKVMAERSYHVSPQQCEDKFNDLNKRYKKLNDMLGRGTSCQVVENPALLDVIDYLTEKEKDDVRKILSSKHLFYEEMCSYHNGNRLHLPHDPQLQRSLQLAFRIKDDQEKDDAKRHRHDDNDDDDDDDMETDDHDDFEENHASHGDDRGIYRVLGGSAKRSRQVQVHEDACFHNSSNSQDCNKNSFPYPPPAQADINQAPPENPRAAWLQKQWIESCSLQLEEQKLQIQVEMLELEKQRFKWQRFSKKRDRELEKMRMENERMKLENERMALELKQKELDAD; this is encoded by the coding sequence ATGGAAGGAAATTTATCACAAGGAGGAATGATTCCTGGTGGGGGTTCTTTTGGAGGCCTTGACTTGCAAGGATCAATGAGAGTTCATAATCATGCACAAAACCCTCATAGTATACATCAACACCACCACCCTAACCCTCGCCAAGGTGCTTCTCTTCATGCTTCTATTCATGAGGATTTTCCACTCAAGATGGGGAACATACAGAACTCTGACCAAATCATTTCCTTGATGGATTACAACAAGGGGGAGAGGGGGAAAAGTTCGGTGAGTGATGAGGATGAACCTAGTTTTACGGAAGAGGGTATTGATGGTCACAATGATGGAAGTAAAGGCAAGAAGGGATCACCGTGGCAGCGTGTGAAGTGGACAGATAAAATGGTGAGGCTTCTAATTACTGCGGTGTCTTATATAGGAGAGGATGCTGCAGGGGGCTGTGGTGGTGGGATGAGGAGGAAATTTGCTGTAATACAGAAGAAGGGTAAGTGGAAATCAGTGTCGAAAGTCATGGCAGAAAGGAGTTATCATGTTTCACCTCAGCAGTGTGAGGATAAGTTCAATGACCTGAATAAGAGGTATAAGAAACTAAATGATATGCTTGGTAGGGGAACTTCTTGTCAGGTTGTCGAGAACCCAGCACTTTTGGATGTTATAGATTACTTAACGGAGAAAGAAAAGGATGATGTGAGGAAAATTTTAAGCTCAAAGCATCTTTTCTATGAGGAGATGTGTTCTTATCATAATGGGAACAGATTGCATCTGCCTCATGATCCGCAATTGCAGCGTTCCTTGCAGTTGGCTTTTAGAATTAAAGATGATCAAGAGAAGGATGATGCAAAGAGGCATCGACATGATGATAatgacgacgacgacgacgacgatATGGAAACTGATGATCATGATGACTTTGAGGAGAATCATGCTTCACATGGGGATGACAGGGGAATATATAGGGTATTAGGGGGCTCTGCCAAGAGATCGAGACAAGTCCAGGTCCATGAAGATGCTTGTTTCCATAATTCTTCAAACTCCCAGGACTGCAACAAAAATTCTTTTCCTTATCCACCACCTGCACAAGCTGATATAAATCAAGCACCACCTGAAAACCCAAGAGCAGCTTGGTTACAAAAGCAGTGGATCGAGTCTTGCTCGCTTCAGCTAGAAGAACAGAAACTACAAATTCAAGTTGAGATGCTAGAATTGGAGAAACAGCGTTTCAAGTGGCAGAGATTTAGTAAGAAGAGGGATCGTGAGCTTGAAAAGATGAGAATGGAAAATGAGAGGATGAAGCTCGAGAATGAGCGAATGGCATTAGAGTTGAAGCAAAAGGAACTGGATGCTGATTAA
- the LOC128039677 gene encoding protein MAIN-LIKE 1-like, translated as MPDSSRSCVHLIWLPKLVDFRATGELSWVSVVLATLYREMCGTTRPRKVKIGGCLSLLQSWARFRFPFLRPRVDHPYTFPLITRWNHPASHARLPTSLEDIRLLLDQ; from the exons atgccggactCGTCACGGAGCTGTGTACATCTAATATGGCTGccgaaactcgttgattttagagcaactggtgaattgagttgggtgTCTGTCGTCTTGGCAacgttatatcgggagatgtgcgggacgacgcgaccgaggaaagtaaaaatcggaggttgcctgtcactactgcagtcatgggcacggtttcgctttccatttctacgtcctcgagtggaccacccatatacattcccactcataacgag gtggaaccatccggcaagtcatgctcgattacctacctctcttgaagatatacggcttctattagaccaataG